The nucleotide window AGGCTCTGGAGGTAGCGGGTGGTTGTCTGCGGCGACTTGTGCCGAAGCACAGCCTGGACCACGGCCACCGGCTGCCCTTCGCGGTACAGGAGGCTCGCCGTCAGGTGGCGGATGGCGTGGAAGCCGAACGTTTTCACCTCAGCCTTCTCGCACAGGCGCTCCATGAAATGCTGGCGATTGGTGAACGGCTCACCCAGGTAATCCTTACAGAAAGCATATTCCTCTATGTTCACGAAGACATGATCTGACTTGATGGGCCGGTGTTCCCACCACGCCAGGAGAACCTTCTTGAGGCGTAGCACCATGGGCACTGGGTCGGCCTCCAGGTCGCCCCCGGCGCGTTTTCTGGTCCAGAGGGTTGAGGTGGATGCGGAAAATTGGACAGTTCGCTAAGCTGGAGTCCTCAAGCGAGGAGGACGGTCTACGATGTCCAAGCGAAGGAAGTTTTCTGCGGAGTTCAAAGCCAAGGTGGCCCTGGAGGCTTTG belongs to Fundidesulfovibrio soli and includes:
- a CDS encoding tyrosine-type recombinase/integrase; protein product: MVLRLKKVLLAWWEHRPIKSDHVFVNIEEYAFCKDYLGEPFTNRQHFMERLCEKAEVKTFGFHAIRHLTASLLYREGQPVAVVQAVLRHKSPQTTTRYLQSLGLKQTQEAMEAVMGQRGPGKISRISARTGKENM